Proteins encoded together in one Halalkaliarchaeum sp. AArc-CO window:
- a CDS encoding pyridoxal-phosphate dependent enzyme, whose amino-acid sequence METTKAFSGLECTDCGAVHDADTAGGCPNCNGPLDPTYDLSAVDVHADVIERPPDPVGMWAFDAVLPFPAGTRVSAAEGGTPLVDADRLAEELGVASVEIKDESRNPTGTVLDRGLSLAVTAAAGHAEGSDVEPLALAAAGNAAQSAAAYAGRVDLRLYAFVPSRCAFSNKAMVNVHGGEMQVVGGRYEDARAAIDDQLAADYYSLQEFTTPYRHEGVKTVALELLADRDWTAPDAVFVPTGTGELLVGVVRGFELAADLDLIERIPDVIAVQPSGCAPIAAAHEQGLGQPEPWDVPDTIVGELEIPDPEGGARALGALDRIGGRAVTVEDEEILESAVTINQTTVVEMGPGGGAAAAGAWELASQLDSDAEVVLLNTESGGKTPDVLRSHLMSKGI is encoded by the coding sequence ATGGAGACGACGAAGGCGTTTTCCGGTCTCGAGTGTACCGACTGCGGTGCCGTTCACGACGCCGACACCGCAGGAGGCTGCCCGAACTGTAACGGACCGCTCGATCCGACGTACGACCTCTCGGCCGTCGACGTCCACGCCGACGTGATCGAACGCCCTCCGGATCCGGTCGGTATGTGGGCGTTCGACGCCGTGTTGCCCTTTCCCGCAGGCACCCGGGTGAGCGCAGCCGAGGGAGGTACGCCGCTCGTCGACGCCGATCGGCTCGCCGAAGAACTCGGCGTCGCCAGCGTGGAGATCAAAGACGAGTCCCGAAATCCGACCGGAACTGTTCTCGACCGGGGACTCAGCCTCGCTGTGACCGCTGCAGCGGGTCACGCGGAAGGAAGCGATGTCGAACCGCTGGCGCTCGCTGCAGCGGGCAACGCCGCCCAGTCGGCTGCGGCGTACGCCGGCCGGGTGGATCTTCGGCTGTACGCGTTCGTCCCCTCGCGGTGTGCGTTCTCGAACAAGGCGATGGTGAACGTCCACGGCGGGGAGATGCAGGTCGTCGGCGGACGCTACGAGGACGCCCGGGCGGCGATCGACGACCAGCTCGCGGCCGACTACTACTCGCTGCAGGAGTTCACCACGCCGTATCGCCACGAGGGAGTCAAAACCGTCGCGCTGGAGCTGCTCGCAGATCGGGACTGGACGGCCCCGGATGCCGTGTTCGTCCCCACCGGGACCGGCGAACTCCTCGTGGGGGTCGTCCGGGGATTCGAACTCGCCGCCGACCTGGACCTGATTGAGCGCATTCCCGACGTAATCGCGGTCCAACCATCCGGCTGCGCACCGATCGCAGCGGCCCACGAGCAGGGTCTCGGCCAGCCGGAGCCGTGGGACGTTCCCGACACGATCGTCGGGGAACTCGAGATCCCCGATCCCGAAGGTGGGGCACGGGCGCTCGGGGCGCTCGATCGGATCGGCGGCCGGGCAGTCACCGTCGAGGACGAGGAGATCCTCGAGAGCGCAGTGACGATCAATCAGACCACTGTCGTGGAGATGGGCCCCGGCGGCGGGGCTGCAGCCGCCGGCGCCTGGGAACTCGCATCACAGCTCGATTCCGACGCCGAGGTCGTACTGCTCAATACCGAATCGGGTGGGAAAACCCCGGACGTGCTCCGAAGTCACCTGATGAGCAAGGGGATCTGA
- a CDS encoding DUF5798 family protein, producing the protein MGLGGTAKKIQTLADTAEKMYQRLNELREQVQATHDSVTDTTDRVKRLENEMAEQRALLNAVAEELDIDVETVSAEAHISDAEGIQETAEETPEQEHDAESGGGKAEPSDDAPTESGDREDPETAGD; encoded by the coding sequence ATGGGACTCGGTGGAACCGCAAAGAAGATCCAGACGCTCGCGGACACGGCCGAAAAGATGTATCAGCGGCTCAACGAACTCCGCGAGCAGGTACAGGCAACCCACGACAGCGTCACCGACACGACCGATCGCGTCAAGCGGCTCGAAAACGAGATGGCCGAACAGCGTGCGCTGTTGAACGCCGTCGCCGAAGAGCTCGACATCGACGTCGAAACTGTGAGTGCAGAGGCACACATCTCCGACGCCGAAGGGATCCAGGAAACCGCCGAGGAAACTCCAGAACAGGAACATGACGCCGAATCCGGCGGAGGCAAGGCGGAGCCATCCGACGATGCTCCGACGGAAAGCGGCGACCGAGAGGACCCCGAAACAGCGGGAGATTAG
- the surE gene encoding 5'/3'-nucleotidase SurE, translating to MDDGRMRILLTNDDGIDTVGFRALYDGLSQIADVVAVAPKNDRSSVGRALSHEVPVEEHELGYAIEGTPADCTVAGLEVLCPDVDLVVAGCNKGANIGAYTLGRSGTVSAAVEAAFFEVPAIAVSLYIPVSDDWEKLATDPEDFRQPVEIATFLAEHAIDAGVFEGVDYLNVNAPYDATDKPNADSGGAAGDRLPVEVTRPSRLYDMTAERNGDSIRLRDRIWERMADGTLPEPEGTDRYAVMNGRVSVSPLTAPHTTERHGALAELLDGYGSTE from the coding sequence ATGGACGATGGTCGGATGCGGATCCTGCTGACGAACGACGACGGGATCGACACCGTCGGGTTCCGGGCGCTGTACGACGGCCTCTCACAGATCGCGGACGTCGTTGCTGTCGCACCCAAGAACGACCGGAGTTCGGTCGGTCGAGCGCTGTCACACGAGGTGCCCGTCGAGGAACACGAACTCGGCTACGCGATCGAAGGAACCCCGGCCGACTGCACGGTCGCCGGACTGGAGGTGCTTTGTCCCGACGTCGACCTGGTCGTCGCGGGCTGTAACAAAGGCGCGAACATCGGGGCGTACACGCTGGGTCGGTCGGGGACGGTCTCCGCCGCGGTGGAGGCGGCCTTCTTCGAGGTGCCTGCGATCGCCGTCTCGCTTTACATCCCCGTCTCCGACGACTGGGAGAAGCTGGCGACCGACCCCGAAGACTTCCGACAACCCGTCGAAATCGCGACGTTCCTGGCGGAGCACGCGATCGACGCCGGGGTGTTCGAAGGCGTCGACTACCTCAACGTCAATGCCCCGTACGATGCGACCGACAAGCCGAACGCCGACAGCGGAGGGGCTGCGGGGGATCGTCTGCCCGTCGAGGTCACGAGACCATCGAGGCTGTACGACATGACCGCCGAACGAAACGGGGATTCGATCCGGCTCCGGGACAGAATCTGGGAGCGAATGGCCGACGGCACCCTTCCAGAACCCGAGGGAACGGATCGATACGCAGTCATGAACGGACGGGTGTCGGTGTCACCGCTCACTGCACCACACACGACCGAGCGCCACGGAGCACTCGCCGAACTACTCGACGGATACGGTTCGACTGAATAG
- a CDS encoding DUF555 domain-containing protein translates to MDCRVVVEAAVPVYDVETPDEAIRIAISKTGEMLNPDLNYVEINMGERTTPDGKSLPPAFIAADEALVALELEMTVFNVEREEHASRIARKEIGQRLRNIPLKVLEVEVIPDEQDEQSGEEGDGNGRTEEGDGSDDPTDSGSDDENGGNGNGDDDLLPEFEEMVDE, encoded by the coding sequence ATGGACTGCCGAGTCGTCGTCGAAGCTGCGGTGCCGGTGTACGACGTGGAAACGCCCGACGAGGCGATTCGGATCGCAATTTCGAAGACGGGAGAGATGTTGAACCCGGATCTCAACTACGTGGAGATCAACATGGGCGAGCGAACCACCCCAGACGGGAAGTCGTTGCCGCCGGCGTTCATCGCCGCCGACGAGGCGCTCGTCGCGCTGGAGCTGGAGATGACGGTGTTCAACGTCGAACGGGAAGAACACGCGAGTCGGATCGCACGCAAGGAGATCGGACAGCGACTCCGCAACATTCCCCTCAAAGTGCTCGAGGTCGAAGTAATCCCGGACGAGCAAGACGAGCAAAGCGGTGAGGAAGGAGACGGGAACGGCCGAACCGAGGAGGGCGACGGATCCGACGACCCCACCGATAGCGGATCGGACGACGAAAACGGAGGGAACGGTAACGGGGACGACGACCTGCTGCCGGAGTTCGAAGAGATGGTAGACGAGTAA
- a CDS encoding metal transporter, which produces MALSRRVRHDEYPDWMLAFGPFFVLAIVVAALYGVISLVGVDWLAATATLDVIVVLTGIGFVAGILPVVVGMLWFPYFRRLDLGWIHAVLAFSAGILAYIAVEMGLEAVEFAAAVPAPYLGESVAVGAVLVTVVTMELASRWRKRKTAAVSGDGLRVAYLVAIGLGLHSIGEGLAIGSAFVLGELGLVALLAVGFIIHNVTEGPAVIAALAREQEAPPLRHFAALGLLAGGGVIVGGWIGSLVDSALVATLFFAVAFGAIVQVLWEMADLISSEVATLVTRRTALGFTAGIAVLFLLEEVIVDGLLL; this is translated from the coding sequence ATGGCACTCTCTCGTCGGGTTCGTCACGACGAGTATCCCGACTGGATGCTCGCGTTCGGACCGTTCTTCGTCCTCGCGATCGTCGTTGCCGCTCTTTACGGTGTGATTTCGCTCGTAGGCGTCGACTGGCTCGCCGCGACGGCGACGCTGGACGTGATCGTGGTGTTGACCGGGATCGGCTTCGTCGCGGGGATCCTTCCGGTCGTCGTCGGCATGCTCTGGTTCCCGTACTTCCGGCGGCTCGATCTGGGGTGGATCCACGCAGTGTTGGCGTTTTCGGCGGGGATCCTCGCGTATATCGCCGTCGAGATGGGTCTCGAGGCGGTCGAGTTCGCCGCTGCCGTTCCGGCGCCGTACCTCGGCGAATCGGTCGCAGTCGGAGCCGTGCTCGTCACTGTGGTGACGATGGAACTCGCAAGCCGATGGCGGAAGCGAAAAACCGCGGCTGTTTCGGGTGACGGGCTCCGGGTCGCGTATCTGGTCGCGATCGGCCTCGGATTACACAGCATCGGCGAGGGGCTCGCCATCGGGAGCGCGTTCGTGCTCGGGGAGCTCGGACTCGTGGCGCTTCTGGCCGTCGGGTTCATCATCCACAACGTCACCGAGGGACCGGCCGTCATCGCCGCCCTGGCTCGCGAACAGGAAGCGCCGCCGTTGCGTCACTTCGCCGCGCTGGGTCTGCTCGCGGGCGGCGGGGTCATCGTCGGGGGCTGGATCGGTAGCCTGGTCGACTCGGCGCTGGTCGCCACCCTCTTTTTCGCCGTCGCCTTCGGGGCGATCGTACAGGTCCTGTGGGAGATGGCCGACCTCATCAGTTCGGAGGTGGCAACGCTCGTGACCCGCCGGACTGCGCTCGGGTTCACCGCCGGCATCGCGGTGCTGTTTCTCCTCGAAGAGGTCATCGTCGACGGGCTGCTCTTATAA
- the gatD gene encoding Glu-tRNA(Gln) amidotransferase subunit GatD → MQPGDRVRVERGGVTNEGVLLPSTTEEYLVVKLDGGYNVGIDREEASIDVLESSVHNIDGGGAGEDGVSEIEFEGDLPTISLISTGGTIASTVDYRTGAVTAQFDAEDVLRAVPELAGRANYRGRVVANILSENMEVPIWQDLARAVHEEIDAGADGIVVMHGTDTMQFTASALSFMLETPVPIVFTGSQRSADRPSSDNVMNAVCSVEAAKADHAEVLVCMHAGASDDVCALHRATRVRKNHTSRRDAFETVGAKPLGEVDYEAATETGGDGGVAEDAITFRRDYRDRGAVDLSLSPELEPDVELVKFTPGMDPAAWEYLDGKDGVVVEGTGLGHVHTDLIPRLEELAEDGTTVVMTSQCLEGRVCDRVYDTGRDILDAGVIEGGDTLPGTAKVKLMWVLGNVGGDAVAAESVAEAMRTDLAGELTAESQPWR, encoded by the coding sequence ATGCAACCGGGAGATCGCGTCCGCGTCGAGCGCGGAGGCGTCACGAACGAAGGCGTACTGTTGCCCTCCACCACCGAGGAGTATCTGGTGGTGAAGCTCGACGGCGGCTACAACGTCGGAATCGATCGCGAGGAGGCGTCAATCGACGTTCTGGAGTCGTCCGTCCACAACATCGACGGGGGCGGAGCCGGCGAGGACGGAGTGTCAGAAATCGAGTTCGAGGGTGACCTCCCGACCATCTCGTTGATCTCGACGGGGGGAACGATCGCCTCGACGGTCGACTACCGGACGGGTGCGGTCACCGCCCAGTTCGACGCCGAGGACGTTCTCCGGGCGGTTCCCGAACTCGCCGGGCGGGCCAACTACCGCGGGCGCGTTGTGGCGAACATCCTCTCGGAGAACATGGAGGTGCCGATCTGGCAGGATCTCGCGCGGGCCGTCCACGAGGAGATCGACGCCGGAGCGGACGGCATCGTCGTCATGCACGGGACCGACACGATGCAGTTCACCGCGTCGGCGCTGTCGTTCATGCTCGAGACGCCGGTGCCGATCGTGTTCACGGGCAGCCAGCGCTCCGCCGACAGGCCCTCCTCGGACAACGTGATGAACGCGGTCTGTTCGGTGGAGGCCGCCAAAGCCGACCACGCCGAGGTGCTGGTCTGCATGCACGCTGGCGCTTCCGACGACGTCTGTGCGCTCCACCGGGCCACCCGGGTGCGGAAGAACCACACCTCCCGCCGGGACGCCTTCGAAACTGTCGGGGCGAAACCGCTCGGGGAAGTCGACTACGAGGCGGCCACCGAGACCGGCGGGGACGGCGGCGTCGCCGAGGACGCGATCACGTTCCGTCGCGACTACCGGGACCGCGGGGCGGTCGACCTCTCGCTGTCCCCGGAGCTGGAGCCCGACGTCGAACTCGTGAAGTTCACTCCCGGGATGGATCCGGCCGCCTGGGAGTACCTCGACGGGAAGGACGGCGTCGTCGTCGAGGGGACCGGCCTCGGTCACGTCCACACGGACCTGATCCCTCGACTCGAGGAGCTGGCGGAGGACGGCACCACCGTCGTGATGACCAGCCAGTGTCTCGAGGGTCGCGTCTGCGACCGCGTCTACGACACGGGTCGGGACATCCTCGATGCGGGCGTGATCGAGGGCGGCGACACGCTCCCCGGCACGGCGAAGGTGAAGCTGATGTGGGTGCTCGGGAACGTCGGCGGCGACGCCGTCGCGGCCGAGTCGGTCGCCGAGGCGATGCGGACCGACCTCGCCGGCGAACTGACCGCCGAATCGCAGCCGTGGCGATAA
- a CDS encoding GNAT family N-acetyltransferase, which yields MSSRDDAADGGIDVTVRQARPEDEADVVAFTADTWSGRDASDYIPRVFSEWVETDGPNQRTFVLVVEDDADGGGTEDGDGAADVDDDGEIAGLCQGVLLSEYEAWAQGMRVHPEYRGLGISRLLTDAIFEWAEDRGATVVRNMVFSWNVAGLGQSRSAGFDPCTEFRYARPEPDGHVDPALSIGADAVGAWTFWGQSETRTHLRGLAMDDSESWALSELTPEKLQTAANEDRLFTVHDRGVRGFTYRDRTFERENEDGEPEQWALYAVGAWDTPEAADSLFAAVQRDAAAVGVDNVRVMIPEGVEWISDVATARVPVADEPDFVMAADLTDSTLVPSDGRL from the coding sequence ATGAGCTCTCGTGATGACGCGGCCGACGGCGGGATCGACGTCACGGTCAGACAGGCACGACCGGAGGACGAAGCCGACGTTGTCGCGTTTACGGCCGACACCTGGAGCGGTAGGGACGCCTCCGATTACATTCCGCGGGTGTTCTCAGAGTGGGTCGAAACGGATGGACCCAACCAGCGCACGTTCGTGCTCGTCGTCGAGGACGATGCTGACGGCGGCGGCACCGAGGACGGTGATGGCGCCGCCGATGTCGACGACGACGGCGAGATCGCCGGGCTCTGTCAGGGGGTGTTGCTCTCGGAGTATGAAGCGTGGGCACAGGGGATGCGCGTGCATCCGGAGTACCGCGGACTGGGGATCTCGCGGCTGCTCACCGACGCGATCTTCGAGTGGGCTGAGGATCGGGGGGCGACGGTGGTGCGCAACATGGTGTTCTCCTGGAACGTGGCCGGCCTCGGCCAGTCCCGTTCGGCGGGTTTCGATCCCTGTACGGAGTTTCGGTACGCGAGACCGGAGCCCGACGGCCATGTCGACCCCGCGCTGTCGATCGGCGCCGACGCGGTCGGCGCCTGGACGTTCTGGGGTCAATCCGAGACCAGGACCCACCTCCGCGGACTCGCAATGGACGACAGCGAATCGTGGGCGCTCTCGGAACTCACCCCAGAAAAGCTCCAGACGGCGGCAAACGAGGACCGTCTCTTCACCGTTCACGATCGGGGCGTCCGCGGGTTCACCTATCGGGATCGGACCTTCGAGCGCGAGAACGAGGACGGTGAACCCGAGCAGTGGGCGCTGTACGCGGTCGGCGCGTGGGACACTCCCGAGGCGGCCGACTCCCTGTTTGCGGCCGTACAACGGGACGCGGCAGCCGTCGGCGTCGACAACGTTCGCGTGATGATTCCCGAGGGCGTCGAGTGGATCAGCGACGTCGCCACAGCACGTGTTCCGGTCGCGGACGAACCTGACTTCGTGATGGCCGCCGATCTGACCGACTCGACGCTCGTTCCGTCGGACGGTCGGCTGTAG
- a CDS encoding PGF-CTERM-anchored ABC transporter substrate-binding protein produces the protein MQRTAIVVSILVLLAGVGVAPAAGAASSSVADVDEPDATYEPCEFPVELTDATGETVTIEEKPERVTTIGPSAAQTMWEIGGEEQVVGVSQFAHYLDGAEEKANVSAEFGASVEQVVATDPDLVLAPNVSAQDVEPLREAGLTVYHFPEATDTDDVAEKTETIGKLTGNCEGAAEANAWMHANVDALNSVTAEADERPAALYPLGDGFVAGGNTFIDEIITVSGADNVAHEHEDFPQLNDEVLLEMDPEVLVVTMPGVFLEQEPYASTTAGETESEVVVDVQWLNQPAPRSMVEATHELAAQLHPELYDESVYVERSEITVESVDEAAEEESTEAQETEEEGADEQTPEETPDDAADVTTPGFGVVVALVGTLLAALLALRRVE, from the coding sequence ATGCAACGGACAGCCATCGTTGTTTCGATCCTCGTTCTTTTGGCCGGCGTCGGCGTCGCCCCTGCGGCCGGTGCGGCGTCTTCATCGGTTGCGGACGTGGACGAACCCGACGCGACGTACGAACCGTGCGAGTTCCCGGTCGAACTGACCGACGCGACCGGCGAGACGGTGACGATCGAAGAGAAGCCCGAACGAGTCACCACGATCGGGCCGAGTGCAGCCCAGACGATGTGGGAGATCGGCGGTGAAGAGCAGGTCGTGGGCGTCTCACAGTTCGCCCACTATCTCGATGGCGCCGAGGAGAAGGCCAACGTCTCCGCCGAATTCGGCGCCAGCGTCGAACAGGTCGTCGCGACCGACCCCGATCTGGTTCTGGCTCCGAACGTCAGCGCCCAGGACGTCGAACCCCTCCGCGAGGCCGGCCTGACAGTCTATCACTTCCCCGAGGCGACCGACACGGACGACGTCGCCGAGAAGACGGAAACGATCGGCAAGCTCACCGGGAACTGCGAGGGTGCCGCCGAGGCGAACGCCTGGATGCACGCCAACGTCGACGCCCTGAACAGCGTTACCGCCGAGGCCGACGAGCGTCCTGCCGCACTGTACCCCCTCGGTGACGGCTTCGTTGCCGGCGGCAACACGTTCATCGACGAGATCATCACCGTTTCCGGTGCCGACAACGTCGCACACGAACACGAGGACTTCCCGCAGCTGAACGACGAAGTGCTGCTCGAGATGGATCCCGAGGTTCTCGTGGTGACGATGCCCGGTGTCTTCCTCGAACAGGAACCGTACGCCTCGACGACTGCCGGTGAAACAGAGTCCGAAGTCGTCGTCGATGTGCAGTGGCTGAACCAGCCAGCACCACGCAGCATGGTGGAGGCGACACACGAACTCGCCGCGCAGCTGCATCCCGAGCTGTACGACGAGAGCGTCTACGTCGAGCGATCGGAGATCACCGTCGAGTCGGTCGATGAGGCGGCCGAGGAAGAGAGCACTGAAGCGCAGGAAACCGAAGAGGAAGGTGCTGACGAACAGACACCCGAAGAGACGCCCGACGACGCTGCCGACGTGACGACGCCCGGCTTCGGCGTCGTCGTCGCCCTCGTCGGGACGCTTTTGGCCGCACTGCTGGCGCTCCGGCGCGTCGAATAG